In Calonectris borealis chromosome Z, bCalBor7.hap1.2, whole genome shotgun sequence, a single genomic region encodes these proteins:
- the RPS23 gene encoding small ribosomal subunit protein uS12, translating to MGKCRGLRTARKLRSHRRDQKWHDKQYKKAHLGTALKANPFGGASHAKGIVLEKVGVEAKQPNSAIRKCVRVQLIKNGKKITAFVPNDGCLNFIEENDEVLVAGFGRKGHAVGDIPGVRFKVVKVANVSLLALYKGKKERPRS from the exons ATGG GGAAGTGCCGAGGGCTCCGCACGGCCCGGAAGCTCCGCAGCCACCGCCGCGACCAGAAGTGGCACGACAAGCAGTACAAGAAGGCCCACCTGGGCACGGCGCTGAAGGCCAACCCCTTCGGCGGCGCCTCCCACGCCAAGGGCATCGTGCTGGAGAAAGT TGGAGTAGAAGCTAAACAGCCCAACTCTGCCATCAGGAAATGTGTTAGAGTCCAGCTGATTAAGAACGgcaaaaaaataacagcttttgttCCCAACGATGGCTGCCTGAACTTCATTGAG GAAAACGATGAAGTTCTGGTTGCTGGTTTCGGTCGGAAGGGTCACGCTGTTGGTGACATTCCTGGAGTTCGCTTCAAGGTTGTCAAAGTAGCCAATGTTTCTCTGTTGGCCTTGTACAAGGGCAAGAAGGAGAGACCAAGATCATAA